From Mucilaginibacter rubeus, a single genomic window includes:
- a CDS encoding TIGR03915 family putative DNA repair protein, which yields MHTLVYDGTFEGLLTAVYEIYERKLYPVKLLNGEWRNSALFEEVIPIITDENRAGRVLKGLRKKLSAAGVQRLYISHMAEIAGEDCNVLGFIRHAFDSEQNIEEDYANRYVMRLSEILKMVRREKHRMEAFVRFQKLNDGTFYAAIEPDFNVLPLLIKHFKSRYADQKWMIYDIKRNYGLYYDLHDTQFIEMNFDELNKPVDVIAAYSEDEGIYQTLWKNYFNSVNIVSRKNTKLHVRHIPKRYWRHLTEKI from the coding sequence ATGCATACACTGGTTTACGACGGAACATTTGAGGGGCTGCTTACCGCTGTATATGAAATTTATGAGCGTAAGTTGTATCCTGTTAAATTGTTAAACGGGGAGTGGCGCAACAGCGCTTTGTTTGAGGAGGTAATTCCCATTATTACCGATGAAAACCGCGCTGGCCGGGTATTGAAAGGATTGCGCAAAAAGCTTTCGGCAGCGGGGGTGCAACGCCTTTACATAAGTCATATGGCCGAAATTGCAGGTGAGGATTGTAATGTTCTTGGGTTTATACGGCATGCTTTTGACAGTGAGCAAAATATAGAAGAAGATTACGCGAACAGGTATGTAATGCGCCTTTCGGAAATTTTAAAAATGGTCCGGCGCGAAAAACACAGAATGGAAGCCTTTGTTAGGTTTCAAAAATTAAATGACGGTACTTTTTATGCCGCTATTGAGCCGGATTTTAATGTGTTGCCATTGCTCATCAAGCATTTTAAAAGCAGGTATGCCGATCAAAAGTGGATGATCTATGATATCAAAAGGAATTACGGGTTATATTATGATCTCCATGATACGCAGTTTATCGAAATGAATTTCGACGAGTTAAATAAACCGGTTGATGTCATTGCGGCTTATAGCGAGGATGAAGGTATTTATCAAACCCTTTGGAAGAATTATTTTAACAGCGTAAACATAGTTTCGCGTAAAAATACAAAGCTTCATGTGCGTCATATTCCTAAGCGATATTGGCGGCATTTAACAGAGAAAATTTAG
- a CDS encoding MBL fold metallo-hydrolase: MKISKYLHSCLLFELDNYQLLFDPGKFSFAEGLVTPQMFADVKSIVITHIHPDHFDIDILKSIVELNKAEVITNSQVGKELEKANLKYTLLEEGTHKAGPFKLQAFPVKHELIMDNPLPQMTGFLINNKILHPVDSMEEKLFNFKGIELLIMVSMAPFANEPTISAFADELHPKQILPVHDGYAKDFFILQRYAAYKKHFDKLGIKFHEIYKVGDGISL, from the coding sequence ATGAAAATATCAAAATACCTGCATTCGTGCCTGCTTTTTGAATTGGATAATTATCAGCTGTTATTTGATCCGGGTAAGTTTTCTTTTGCCGAAGGTTTGGTTACCCCACAAATGTTTGCTGATGTAAAGAGTATCGTGATTACGCATATCCATCCCGATCATTTTGATATCGATATTTTAAAAAGCATCGTTGAATTAAACAAAGCAGAGGTCATTACAAATTCGCAGGTAGGTAAGGAATTGGAAAAGGCAAATCTAAAGTACACATTGCTGGAAGAAGGCACTCACAAAGCGGGGCCTTTTAAATTACAGGCCTTTCCGGTTAAGCATGAGTTGATCATGGATAATCCCTTGCCCCAGATGACCGGTTTCCTGATCAATAATAAAATCTTACATCCGGTTGACTCGATGGAAGAAAAGCTATTCAATTTTAAAGGGATCGAATTACTGATCATGGTATCGATGGCGCCCTTTGCCAACGAGCCCACAATTTCGGCCTTTGCAGATGAATTACACCCTAAACAAATTTTGCCTGTGCATGACGGGTATGCAAAGGATTTTTTCATTCTTCAGCGTTATGCCGCTTATAAAAAGCATTTTGATAAACTGGGCATTAAGTTTCATGAAATTTATAAAGTAGGAGACGGGATAAGTCTTTAG
- a CDS encoding Ohr family peroxiredoxin, translating to MEKLYTAVVTAKGGREGHIKSEDGVIDMELKLPTALGGEDGYANPELLFAGAWGACYLGALGSVGKRDNVDVTQATVDVHISFNKESEAAFALSAELHVHIPGVDWDIAQKMADAAHRACPYSKATRNNIEVKVLAD from the coding sequence ATGGAAAAATTATATACCGCTGTGGTAACAGCAAAAGGTGGCCGGGAAGGCCATATTAAATCAGAAGATGGTGTAATAGATATGGAACTTAAACTCCCTACAGCACTTGGTGGCGAGGATGGCTATGCCAACCCCGAATTGCTATTTGCTGGTGCCTGGGGAGCTTGCTATCTGGGAGCGCTGGGTTCTGTTGGTAAACGTGATAATGTAGATGTAACGCAGGCAACAGTTGACGTACATATTTCGTTCAACAAAGAGAGCGAGGCCGCATTCGCTTTGTCGGCCGAATTGCATGTACATATCCCGGGCGTGGATTGGGATATTGCTCAAAAAATGGCTGATGCAGCCCATAGGGCCTGCCCTTATTCAAAAGCCACAAGAAACAACATTGAGGTAAAAGTGCTGGCTGATTAA
- a CDS encoding DUF6438 domain-containing protein, with protein sequence MKSVSLLLLFLIILCGSASGQHATVESEEWLTEDLGYLYFNGGKAYFNFDGYKKHENKYKIEHDTIKIIDSYTTSADNFRQQHTDISKFIINYFDGKKLTIKAVNENAVKLAGRPPLQFKNYKASFDNGVKFSKLRFLSSTCYGNCPQLLINIWADGTYRLKGGEFTEPFKGDYAGRLTGAQLDSLNFWLKHSELKKMYDWKQVSQVTDAPNYHLDIDFENSKDKLTLTTNDPPFNLTGLVNFLVESFRKVNLTKIKEGEKKAN encoded by the coding sequence ATGAAAAGCGTATCACTGCTTCTTTTATTTCTTATTATCCTGTGCGGTTCGGCATCGGGCCAGCATGCTACCGTCGAATCTGAAGAATGGCTTACCGAAGATCTCGGCTACCTTTATTTTAACGGTGGAAAAGCTTATTTTAACTTCGACGGATATAAGAAGCATGAAAACAAATATAAAATAGAGCACGACACTATTAAAATAATTGATAGCTATACCACCAGCGCTGATAATTTCAGACAACAACACACCGACATTTCTAAATTCATCATCAACTATTTTGATGGAAAAAAACTGACCATTAAAGCGGTTAATGAAAATGCTGTGAAGTTGGCAGGTCGGCCTCCGCTACAGTTTAAAAATTATAAAGCGAGCTTCGATAACGGGGTTAAGTTTTCAAAGCTTCGGTTTCTGTCTTCAACCTGTTATGGCAATTGTCCTCAATTACTGATCAATATATGGGCCGATGGTACTTACCGTTTAAAAGGAGGCGAATTTACCGAACCATTTAAAGGGGATTATGCAGGTAGGCTTACGGGCGCACAGCTGGATAGTCTTAACTTTTGGCTTAAACACAGCGAGTTGAAAAAGATGTATGATTGGAAACAGGTTAGCCAGGTTACCGATGCGCCGAATTATCATCTGGATATCGACTTTGAAAATAGTAAGGACAAGCTTACGCTAACCACTAACGATCCTCCTTTTAACCTAACAGGTTTGGTGAATTTTTTAGTAGAATCATTCAGAAAAGTGAACCTCACAAAAATTAAGGAAGGCGAGAAGAAGGCTAATTGA
- a CDS encoding PhoH family protein has protein sequence MKDGQRNQKKKIFVLDTSVILYDHNAFQNFQEHDVAIPIQVLEELDNKKNGNDTRNFEARSFIRLMDDFSHNGLINEWVPLNGKTKGSFKVAMDTKTTGLDAEQVFGSDKTDHRILNAALGLQEENPGKKVVLVSKDICLRLKAKALNLHAEDYETGKIKNLDELYTGKTDVEKVTEKLIATLNKNENVPAENLKIESYTNNHFYVLKGKKGDTVGFYNSQSKQLEKVTEQPVLNIYPRNLEQSFAIHALLHPDIKLVTIQGNAGTGKTLLALASALEQRKYYRQIFVTRPIVPLSNKDIGFLPGDIKSKIDPYMAPIWDNLKFIKDQFADDEKMQAKIDELVNNDKISIAPLAFIRGRTLSKIFFIVDEAQNLTPHEVKTIISRAGENSKFVFTGDIYQIDTPYLDAESNGLSYLIDKAKGHPLYAHITLQKGERSELANLATELL, from the coding sequence ATGAAGGACGGCCAGCGTAACCAGAAGAAAAAAATATTTGTTTTAGATACCTCCGTGATCCTGTATGATCACAATGCATTTCAAAACTTCCAGGAGCATGACGTAGCCATACCCATCCAGGTATTGGAAGAGCTCGACAACAAAAAAAACGGTAATGATACCCGCAACTTTGAGGCCCGGAGCTTTATCCGGCTCATGGATGATTTTTCCCATAATGGATTAATCAATGAGTGGGTTCCGCTTAATGGCAAAACCAAAGGCAGTTTTAAAGTGGCAATGGATACCAAAACCACCGGTCTGGATGCCGAGCAGGTTTTTGGATCCGATAAAACAGACCACCGGATCCTGAACGCGGCCTTGGGTTTACAGGAAGAGAATCCAGGTAAAAAGGTAGTGCTGGTTTCAAAAGATATCTGTCTTCGCCTTAAAGCCAAAGCCCTCAACCTCCACGCCGAAGATTATGAAACAGGTAAGATCAAAAACCTGGACGAACTTTACACCGGCAAAACGGATGTAGAGAAGGTGACAGAGAAGCTCATCGCCACGCTGAATAAAAATGAGAATGTTCCGGCCGAAAATTTGAAGATAGAATCATACACCAATAATCATTTTTATGTTTTAAAAGGTAAAAAAGGAGATACCGTAGGCTTTTATAACTCGCAGAGCAAACAGCTTGAAAAAGTTACAGAGCAGCCTGTTTTAAATATCTATCCCCGCAACCTGGAGCAATCGTTTGCAATTCATGCGCTCTTACATCCGGATATTAAATTAGTAACCATACAAGGCAACGCGGGGACGGGCAAAACCTTGTTAGCACTGGCCAGCGCCCTTGAGCAGCGAAAATATTACCGCCAGATTTTTGTAACCCGCCCGATAGTTCCTTTAAGTAATAAAGATATTGGCTTTTTGCCCGGTGATATTAAATCAAAAATAGACCCGTATATGGCGCCGATATGGGATAACCTGAAATTCATCAAAGACCAGTTTGCTGATGACGAAAAGATGCAGGCCAAAATTGATGAACTGGTCAACAACGATAAGATTTCGATAGCGCCACTGGCTTTTATCCGCGGGCGAACGCTCAGCAAGATTTTCTTTATTGTTGATGAAGCGCAAAACCTCACTCCACATGAAGTGAAAACCATCATATCCCGCGCTGGTGAAAACAGCAAGTTTGTATTTACCGGGGATATTTACCAGATAGATACTCCTTACCTTGACGCAGAAAGTAACGGATTATCATATTTAATAGATAAGGCGAAAGGTCACCCGCTTTATGCGCATATCACTCTGCAAAAAGGGGAAAGAAGCGAATTGGCCAATTTAGCTACGGAGTTGTTGTAG
- a CDS encoding two-component system response regulator, translating into MIADDDPGIVDAVAMLLEFEGYDVSSTVDGSAVLKIKQDDLPDLLLLDIWMSGEDGRDICKKFKAAELTKDIPVIMISASHDIRQSAIIAGADDFLAKPFDMNDLLKKVAYFTQKQNVV; encoded by the coding sequence ATGATTGCAGATGACGATCCCGGCATTGTTGATGCCGTGGCAATGCTGCTTGAGTTTGAAGGTTACGATGTAAGTTCAACTGTTGATGGATCTGCAGTACTGAAAATCAAACAGGATGATCTTCCCGATCTGTTGCTCCTGGATATCTGGATGAGCGGTGAGGATGGTAGAGATATCTGCAAGAAATTCAAAGCCGCCGAATTAACTAAAGATATTCCTGTTATCATGATATCGGCAAGTCATGACATACGCCAATCGGCCATAATAGCCGGTGCCGATGACTTTTTAGCGAAACCGTTCGACATGAACGATCTGCTGAAAAAAGTGGCCTATTTTACACAAAAGCAAAACGTTGTATAA
- a CDS encoding acyl-CoA thioesterase: MTEKLTDYKYKTPIPIRFSDIDSFGHVNNAVYLTYFEIARIGYWKEIINWDWSNTGIILGRSEINYLKPLTVQDNIACYVRTIRIGNSSFDMMHVLVRITPQGEEIVTTGKTVCISYDYSANKSVPIPSPERHRMINYDEPRLILNTN; the protein is encoded by the coding sequence ATGACTGAAAAACTTACCGATTACAAATATAAAACCCCTATCCCTATCCGTTTTTCGGATATCGATTCATTCGGACACGTAAACAACGCAGTGTACCTTACCTACTTTGAAATAGCCCGTATTGGCTATTGGAAAGAAATTATTAACTGGGATTGGAGCAATACCGGGATCATTCTCGGCCGTTCAGAAATCAATTACCTGAAGCCTCTAACCGTTCAGGATAATATTGCATGCTATGTACGTACTATACGTATAGGCAATAGTAGTTTTGACATGATGCACGTATTAGTGCGGATAACTCCCCAGGGTGAAGAAATAGTAACTACAGGCAAAACGGTTTGTATAAGTTATGATTACTCGGCTAACAAATCGGTGCCTATCCCATCGCCCGAAAGGCACAGGATGATCAATTATGACGAACCAAGATTGATCCTGAATACGAATTGA
- a CDS encoding FAD-binding oxidoreductase — MEFNKISAQILDAITAVVGEGNVLTSHESLEKYSHDETEDLVYYPEVVARPQTPEEVAALLKICNENLIPVTPRGAGTGLSGGALPIKGGLLIAMERFNKVLDIDEQNLQATVEPGVVTEEFMNAVAAKGLLYPVDPASKGSCFIGGNVSHGSGGPRVVKYGTIREYVLNLQVVLTSGEIIWTGANTLKYASGYNLTQLMIGSEGTLGIVTKIVVKLIPAPTLDALMLASFPTNEMACAAVSAIFRAGIVPSALEFMERKGVEWVKEHDDIAFDLQDGIEAFLLIEVDGTNQDVIFSDCEKINSVLEEFDCRDVLFADSSAQKEELWRLRRTMAVSVKSNSVYKEEDTVVPRAALPQLIKGIKETGAKYGFASVCYGHAGDGNLHVNIIKANMSDEDWNNKLKFGIREIFELTVSLGGTLSGEHGIGLVQKDFMPIKFSDIHFALWKGIKQVFDPKGILNPGKIF; from the coding sequence ATGGAATTCAATAAAATATCGGCTCAAATATTAGATGCCATTACTGCAGTTGTAGGAGAGGGCAATGTATTAACCAGTCACGAAAGCCTCGAAAAATACAGCCACGACGAAACTGAGGATTTGGTTTATTATCCCGAAGTAGTAGCACGCCCGCAAACTCCTGAGGAAGTTGCCGCATTATTAAAAATCTGTAATGAAAACCTGATCCCGGTAACGCCGCGTGGTGCAGGTACTGGTCTTAGTGGTGGTGCTTTGCCCATAAAAGGTGGTTTGCTGATTGCTATGGAGCGCTTCAACAAAGTACTTGATATTGATGAGCAAAACTTACAGGCGACCGTTGAGCCGGGTGTGGTAACCGAAGAATTTATGAATGCGGTAGCTGCCAAAGGCTTGCTTTACCCGGTTGACCCGGCCAGCAAAGGTAGTTGCTTTATTGGCGGCAATGTGTCGCATGGGTCTGGTGGCCCGCGGGTTGTTAAATACGGCACCATTCGGGAGTATGTGCTTAACCTGCAGGTTGTTTTAACCTCGGGCGAGATCATCTGGACCGGGGCTAATACCTTAAAGTACGCGTCGGGCTATAACCTTACGCAACTGATGATCGGTTCGGAGGGCACTTTGGGTATTGTTACCAAAATAGTGGTAAAGCTTATTCCGGCCCCAACGCTTGATGCTTTAATGCTGGCGTCGTTCCCTACAAATGAAATGGCCTGTGCAGCTGTTTCGGCTATATTCAGGGCAGGAATCGTTCCATCAGCGCTTGAGTTTATGGAGCGAAAAGGTGTAGAGTGGGTAAAGGAGCATGATGATATTGCCTTTGATCTTCAGGACGGCATTGAAGCTTTTCTTTTGATTGAGGTTGACGGTACCAATCAGGATGTGATTTTTAGTGATTGCGAAAAGATAAATTCAGTACTTGAAGAGTTTGATTGTCGCGATGTTCTGTTTGCAGATTCGTCGGCTCAAAAGGAAGAGCTTTGGCGCTTAAGGCGTACCATGGCGGTGTCGGTAAAATCAAACTCGGTTTATAAAGAAGAGGATACAGTTGTTCCGCGTGCGGCGTTACCTCAGTTAATTAAAGGTATAAAAGAAACCGGGGCCAAATACGGCTTTGCATCAGTATGTTATGGCCACGCCGGCGATGGAAACCTGCATGTAAATATCATCAAAGCCAACATGAGCGATGAGGATTGGAACAACAAACTAAAATTCGGTATCCGGGAAATATTTGAGCTTACGGTATCCCTTGGTGGTACACTATCGGGCGAGCACGGTATTGGTCTTGTACAAAAGGATTTTATGCCGATAAAATTTTCGGACATACACTTTGCGCTTTGGAAAGGTATAAAACAAGTATTTGACCCTAAAGGGATCCTGAATCCAGGGAAGATTTTTTAG
- the folB gene encoding dihydroneopterin aldolase: MINIALQGAEFFAYHGFYPEEQKIGCRFLVDVNVGFVPPGDLLEDNLSKTVDYERVYIIVCEEMKHPRKLIETVGQSIIDRIKKKYPFAESIEVTIKKLTPPLSGKVAHSAVIINYKKS; this comes from the coding sequence ATGATCAATATAGCCTTGCAAGGTGCGGAGTTTTTCGCGTATCACGGATTTTATCCTGAAGAACAAAAAATAGGTTGCCGTTTTTTAGTTGATGTAAACGTAGGTTTTGTGCCTCCTGGCGATCTGCTGGAAGACAATCTGAGTAAAACAGTTGATTATGAGCGCGTGTATATCATAGTATGTGAAGAGATGAAGCATCCGCGCAAACTGATCGAAACTGTTGGGCAGTCGATAATTGATCGTATCAAAAAGAAATATCCGTTTGCGGAAAGCATTGAGGTTACCATCAAAAAGCTTACTCCGCCATTGAGCGGTAAAGTGGCCCATTCGGCTGTTATTATAAACTATAAGAAATCCTAA
- a CDS encoding putative DNA modification/repair radical SAM protein has product MNVDRITEKLNILADAAKYDVSCASSGSDRKNKDKGLGNASNGICHSYTEDGRCVSLLKILLTNHCIFDCAYCVSRKNNDIKRAAFTVQEVVDLTINFYRRNYIEGLFLSSGIFKDADYTMERLVRVAKKLRTEHNFNGYIHLKSIPGASEELMREAGLYADRLSVNLEMPTEAGLKLLAPDKNRQDMIDPMQFLKKEIIQNTEEKKLFKNTPMFAPAGQSTQVIVGATRESDQQVLQSANYFYKNFNLKRVYYSGYVPVLADQRLPALNTAVPLVRENRLYQADWLMRFYGFHVNEIVNNQNPLLDLDIDPKLSWAIRNMQVFPIDINRADLQLILRVPGIGLLSAQKIVAARKFAGLGWEQLKVIGVAINRAKYFITCKSNEFERRDLTGQNIKQFIMAQSQSKYIKNTQTQLNLF; this is encoded by the coding sequence ATGAATGTGGATAGGATAACGGAAAAGCTCAATATTTTAGCCGATGCGGCAAAATATGATGTATCATGCGCGTCGAGCGGGAGCGACAGGAAAAACAAAGACAAAGGACTGGGAAATGCCAGTAATGGTATTTGTCATAGTTATACTGAGGATGGGCGATGCGTATCGTTGCTGAAAATCCTGCTTACCAATCATTGTATATTCGATTGTGCCTATTGTGTATCCCGGAAAAACAATGATATCAAACGGGCCGCGTTCACGGTTCAGGAAGTGGTTGACCTTACCATTAATTTTTACCGGCGCAATTATATCGAGGGTTTGTTTTTAAGCTCAGGTATTTTTAAAGATGCCGATTATACAATGGAGCGCCTGGTTCGTGTAGCAAAAAAGTTAAGGACCGAGCATAATTTTAACGGGTATATTCATTTAAAATCCATTCCCGGTGCAAGTGAAGAGTTGATGCGCGAAGCGGGTTTATATGCCGACAGGCTCAGCGTGAACCTGGAAATGCCAACAGAAGCCGGATTGAAACTGCTGGCTCCCGATAAAAACCGGCAGGACATGATCGATCCAATGCAGTTTTTGAAAAAGGAAATTATTCAGAATACAGAAGAGAAGAAGCTTTTTAAAAATACACCAATGTTTGCGCCTGCAGGTCAAAGTACACAGGTAATCGTTGGTGCTACACGGGAGAGTGATCAGCAGGTATTGCAATCGGCCAATTATTTTTATAAGAATTTCAATTTAAAGCGGGTGTATTATTCGGGCTATGTACCTGTGCTGGCAGACCAGCGCTTGCCAGCGTTGAATACCGCTGTCCCTTTGGTGCGCGAAAACCGCCTTTACCAAGCCGATTGGCTTATGCGTTTTTATGGTTTCCATGTAAACGAGATCGTCAATAATCAAAATCCGCTGCTCGATCTGGATATCGATCCTAAACTGAGCTGGGCAATCCGGAATATGCAGGTTTTTCCCATTGATATTAATAGAGCCGACTTGCAGTTGATTCTTCGTGTACCGGGTATTGGTTTACTATCGGCACAAAAAATAGTTGCTGCGCGAAAGTTTGCCGGGTTGGGCTGGGAGCAACTTAAAGTAATAGGAGTGGCTATTAATCGGGCTAAGTATTTTATTACCTGCAAAAGCAATGAGTTTGAACGACGTGATTTAACCGGGCAAAATATCAAGCAGTTTATCATGGCCCAATCGCAAAGTAAATACATTAAAAATACGCAAACCCAACTTAACCTGTTTTGA
- a CDS encoding ferritin-like domain-containing protein has translation MGLLQHVQHQISALNDLIKINNDRIAGYQKANEATDETGLNLLFNEYIDQSISYVNELRDYIHVLGGDPAGGTTLSGKFYHAWMDVKAVFVNKDRHGILSDCEYGEDIARKAYRAALDDKELIWEDEQVVALLNNHLDGLKKAHDTVKSLRDAVNA, from the coding sequence ATGGGACTCTTACAACACGTACAGCACCAGATCTCGGCATTGAATGATCTGATCAAAATAAATAACGACAGGATAGCCGGTTATCAAAAAGCAAATGAGGCAACCGACGAAACAGGGCTGAATTTACTTTTTAATGAATATATTGATCAAAGCATAAGTTACGTTAATGAATTGCGCGACTATATTCACGTTTTAGGCGGGGACCCGGCAGGCGGCACTACCCTTTCGGGCAAATTTTACCATGCCTGGATGGATGTGAAAGCGGTGTTTGTAAATAAAGATCGCCATGGTATCTTATCCGACTGTGAATATGGCGAAGACATAGCTAGAAAAGCTTATCGTGCCGCGCTTGATGATAAAGAATTAATATGGGAAGATGAGCAGGTTGTCGCCTTGCTCAATAACCATTTGGATGGTTTAAAGAAAGCGCATGACACCGTAAAATCGTTACGGGACGCGGTTAATGCCTGA
- a CDS encoding HAD family hydrolase, with protein MQKPDSLIFDMDGTLWDAVDTYAQSWNLIFQKLDIPRTIKRDDLLHVIGMEGQKLTRVLLPELDDEKGMEVYYAVNQVRREILPTSGGIMYKGVKDGLQQLSSKYKLFVLSNCAVGIIPLFLAWADINEFITDSMAYGTNQMPKNHNMHLLMDKHNLQSPVYIGDTNGDAEQTRLAGIPFTFVSYGFGNTDDYDNKFDDFESLTQYYLSL; from the coding sequence ATGCAGAAACCAGACAGCCTCATTTTTGATATGGACGGAACCCTTTGGGATGCCGTTGACACTTACGCCCAATCATGGAACCTTATATTTCAAAAGCTTGATATTCCGCGAACAATAAAACGCGACGATCTGCTTCATGTAATAGGAATGGAAGGACAAAAACTAACCCGTGTTTTACTGCCCGAACTTGATGATGAAAAAGGAATGGAAGTATATTACGCCGTAAACCAGGTAAGACGCGAGATATTACCCACCAGCGGCGGCATTATGTATAAAGGCGTGAAAGACGGTTTGCAGCAATTGTCATCCAAGTATAAATTGTTTGTATTGAGCAATTGCGCGGTTGGCATTATTCCGTTGTTTTTAGCCTGGGCAGATATTAATGAGTTTATTACCGATAGCATGGCTTACGGAACCAATCAAATGCCTAAAAACCACAACATGCATTTGCTGATGGATAAGCACAATTTACAAAGCCCGGTTTATATAGGAGATACCAATGGCGATGCCGAGCAAACACGTCTGGCAGGCATTCCCTTTACATTTGTTAGCTATGGGTTTGGCAACACAGATGATTATGATAATAAGTTTGATGATTTTGAATCGCTGACCCAATATTATTTGAGTTTGTAA
- a CDS encoding Hsp20/alpha crystallin family protein codes for MTLVKFNNGLKNTSANPFFSDVFDSLINDSFLSDKLIARVPAVNIAETENEFHVELAVPGLKKEDFKINLDKNVLSVAAEKKAENVEEGKKISKREYSYNSFVRSFTLPESADQSKIDADYADGILKLTIAKKEEAKFQTREIAVK; via the coding sequence ATGACATTAGTAAAATTCAACAACGGCCTTAAAAATACTTCAGCTAACCCATTTTTTAGTGATGTATTTGATTCACTGATCAATGATTCGTTTTTAAGCGATAAATTAATCGCTCGTGTACCTGCTGTAAACATTGCAGAAACCGAAAACGAATTTCATGTTGAGCTGGCTGTTCCTGGCTTAAAGAAAGAAGATTTCAAGATCAATCTTGATAAAAACGTATTAAGTGTAGCTGCTGAAAAAAAAGCTGAGAACGTTGAGGAAGGTAAAAAAATTAGTAAACGTGAATATAGCTACAATTCATTTGTAAGATCATTCACTTTGCCTGAAAGCGCCGACCAATCAAAAATTGATGCGGATTATGCTGATGGTATTTTGAAACTTACTATAGCAAAAAAAGAAGAAGCTAAATTTCAAACAAGAGAAATAGCTGTAAAATAA